GCGGCGATCTCCAGGTCGGAGACCTGACCGCGGCCGGTCTCGCTGTACGGCTGGTGGATCAGCACGCGGGCGTTCGGCAGCGCCATGCGCTTGCCCGGCGTGCCGGCGGCCAGCAGCACGGCCGCGGCGGAGGCCGCCTGGCCCATGCAGACCGTCTGGATGTCGGGCTTGACGAACTGCATCGTGTCGTAGATCGCCGTCAGCGCGGTGAAGGAGCCGCCGGGGCTGTTGATGTAGACCGAGATGTCCCGGTCGGGGTCCATCGACTCCAGGCACAGCAGCTGCGCCATGACGTCGTTGGCGGAGGCGTCGTCGATCTGCACGCCGAGGAAGATCACCCGCTCCTCGAAGAGCTTCGCGTACGGGTCGTACTCGCGGATGCCCTGGGAGGTGCGCTCGACGAAACGCGGGATGACGTAGCGGGACTCGGCCGTGGGGCCGGTGTACTCGGCGCGCGCGGGGCCGTAGAGGCCGCTGCCGGGGAAGTCGTTCACGGTGTCTCCTGGAAAGGGGCTGGGGCGGTGGCTGGGCTGCGAGGGGGCCGTCGGGCCCCGCCGGGGGCCGTCAGGGCCGGTGTGGGGCCGCTACGGCCCTCAGGAGCCCGCCCCGGTGCCGCCGCCGCCCGGCATGCCGGCGGCCGTGGCGATGACGTCGTCGATGAGGCCGTACTCCTTGGCCTCGTACGCGTCGAACCAGCGGTCGCGGTCCGAGTCGCGGGTGATCTGCTCGACGGACTGGCCGGTGTGCTGCGCCGTGAGCTCCGCCATGCGCTTCTTCGTGTGCAGCAGCCGCTCGGCGTGGATCTTGATGTCCGAGGCCGAGCCCGCCAGGCCGGCGGAGGGCTGGTGGATCAGGATCTCGGCGTTCGGCAGGGCGAACCGCTTGCCGGGAGTGCCCGCGCTGAGCAGGAACTGGCCCATGGACGCCGCGAGGCCCATGGCGATCGTCACCACGTCGTTCTTGATGTACTGCATGGTGTCGTAGATCGCCATGCCCGCCGTGATCGAACCACCGGGGCTGTTGATGTAGAGGAAGATGTCCTTGTCCGGGTC
Above is a genomic segment from Streptomyces glaucescens containing:
- a CDS encoding ATP-dependent Clp protease proteolytic subunit, whose amino-acid sequence is MNDFPGSGLYGPARAEYTGPTAESRYVIPRFVERTSQGIREYDPYAKLFEERVIFLGVQIDDASANDVMAQLLCLESMDPDRDISVYINSPGGSFTALTAIYDTMQFVKPDIQTVCMGQAASAAAVLLAAGTPGKRMALPNARVLIHQPYSETGRGQVSDLEIAANEILRMRSQLEEMLAKHSTRPIEKIREDIERDKILTAEDALEYGLIDQIISTRKMNNAAVR
- a CDS encoding ATP-dependent Clp protease proteolytic subunit, with amino-acid sequence MPSAAGEPSIGGGLGDQVYNRLLGERIIFLGQPVDDDIANKITAQLLLLAADPDKDIFLYINSPGGSITAGMAIYDTMQYIKNDVVTIAMGLAASMGQFLLSAGTPGKRFALPNAEILIHQPSAGLAGSASDIKIHAERLLHTKKRMAELTAQHTGQSVEQITRDSDRDRWFDAYEAKEYGLIDDVIATAAGMPGGGGTGAGS